TGCGGGACATATCATGAGAGACATGTGAGTGTCGCGCCTTTCAGTTTCGGTTCTTGGTAACGTTCCCCATACAGATATGGTGTTCGTGCACAACACCATAGGATGTCACGTACAGTTATCGAGGCACTCGGGAACGATCTATTGAACTGGGCGAAGACGTTACCGCCACCTTTACAAGATGCACCTGAAGGAATACGAAGTCAAAGCCCTCGAGTCCTGCGAGTATTgcatctcatcatcatatgGTTTTGCTGACCCCAAGGTGCTATAGCTTCCTTCATACCACATACCGAAgtctctgccttcttctcaaccggCCATTGTTAAGACAGCAGACTAATGATCGTAATCGCGCTCGCGCGAAGTGCTGTGAAGCGGCTATACGGATGGCTGACCTGCTGGCCTTATATAACGCCCTTCACGGTCTCAACCGTGCCCTGTTAGCTTTACATGTATGTCTTTCCAAATGCTTTCATTAATCACTGTCTCACCACCGCTGACAGATGCAATTATCTAGAACACATACACCGCGGCAaccaccctcctccttcttcatctcgaTGAACCCACTGCTGAAGGCCGAGCgaatctctcttcatcctttacCAAAACTATCTCCGCCCTcacatccatctccacatCCTGGAGTCTCGCCCGTGACGCAATCATATCAGTGGAGTTCCTCGTGAAAGAATATCTGGCGGGGAGTAAAGATGCAAGCGACGCTGGATTGTTGAAGGTGGCAGTAGATgcgagagagaagatcaagCCCCATACATCCAGCTGTGTGGAAAACGCACAATTGCAAGGAGATGCAGGGTTCGATATTGGGTTTGGTTTCGATTTGGATGCGTATTTGAATGGAGACCTGTTTTTGTCTCAGTGGCTGGGGATGGAGGCATCGAATGTATGGAAGTCGTAGTCGCATGGGAGTCATGCATATGTTGTATTGGTTCGAGACCCCTGAGACACTGGGTTTAGGAGGCAGACACCCCGCATTTGTGCAAAGCTTTCCAGAAATCGACGATCAAATAGAGTCACAATTGAGCCTTTAAAGTAACATCTCTCGGCCTCCACTTTGGCCCCCCTCCATTTTGCGGGAAATCTTCAATAATAGGTCTATATATTAGCTTGGTACCAGACTGCCTTCCTCTATCTGGCTCTTGTTTTAGATGCGAGAGCGAAGTGTTGGCACTAGCTATATAGCATCACGCTAAACGTACGGGATTTGATTGAGTAGCCATATTGTAATCCGAATATATATTGTAATATTGAATATGCATTTGACAACCAATTTCAAGGAAGCAACAACTATTATCGTCATTGAACACCGTCCACATAATCTCAAAAACTCGCTAACTTTTTCCCCgacaaaacaaaacaacTCGTAGACTAAATAAAACGGAACATGACTCCCCAGAGGCTGTCCTAggcaatctcttcttcgaccCTAGTTGTAtatcccttccacttccttaCCGGGATCTCATCCGCCCACAATTTATCTATCTCCGCAGAAGTTCGTCCAGCAGTCTCGGGGACGCAAAAGAAGGCCCAGATGCAGGCAATAGCGCAACACCCAGCGAAGACGAAGCCGACGTAGCCTCCCATGTTGGCTTCGTCGGGGTTGACCATCTGCCAAACGTCAGTCAGACAACAAGCTTAAACCTGTTGGTGAGGAATGACTCACGTAGGGAGTGGCGAAGCCCATGACCCAGGAGGTGATCTGATTGGTGGCGCTGGCAAGTGCCACAGTGGCGGGCCTCATACGAGCGCTGGGAGTCTCAGACATGATGCTGTAGCCACAAGCCCCGATGGAACCTTGATAAAAGAACGCCCAGAGACCTACAAAAAAGGGCTCCTTAGCTGATACAGGCTAGCGTCGTAGTTGCTGACACTCACTCATCAGAGCCACCATGATCCAGAGACTGGCAGAAGTACGGACAGCCCAAGTGATGCCAATGATGATAAGAAGGGTAGTCATGATAGCCAGTCCTCCCACAAGGCAGACCCGACGGCCAAGCTTGTCTATTGCATACCAACTAAAAGGTTGATGAGTTTGTGCGGTCCAAAAAGCAATTATAAACGATCAGTTTTTACATACCTGACGAGGTTACCGATAACCATGAGAGTGAAACTCATCTGGCCGAGAGCGAGAGATGTATTATCAGGGGCACCAGCCACTTGGCTAACATCACATTCATATTAGCAACTATTTAGCAGTCGAACAGCGGGCAGAGACGCTCAACTTCACTTACAAGAAGTAGGTCAAATAGGTAGTAACGAAAGAAGCTCCAGCAAGCTGGCCGAAGCCAAGAGCTGCACAACAGATAAGAGTTCGCTTGAGATGAGGTTTATGGAAGGGCTCAAGAGGGCCGACGGTCAATCCAGCGTGGCTGAACCTATTATCAAGCTCTCGTGAGACCTTGGCCCGTTCCAGGTCTTGCTCGACAATGTCCATACGACTAGAACCGTGTAGCTTGATGAGTGCACGcttggcttcttcctccttgtcttGCTTCAAATAGAAAGAAGCAGTTTCGGGGACGAACAGGACTCCAGCGGCAACGATACCAATAAACCTATACCATGACTTAGCAATAGTACGCCCAGCTGGCCGGCCGCAAAATCGACTCACACGTATTGTAGGGCGAAGGGAATCTGGTAAGCTTTTGTTGAGTCAGGGTAGACTGTGCCAGTCCCCGTGATCGTCCCAGAGGCCAGCCATCCACCACTGCCGTACGATGTCAGACAGGCATTCCTATTAGCATTATATCGAACTCACAAGAGAATGAATGTATTGAGGCCGGCTCCCATGGGACCTCGAAGTGATACCGGAGCAAATGAGGAAAGAGTCATCATAGCCACAGAAGTCTGCAGACCGTAGCCAAACCCAGCAACGGTCTTTGCACCCAGAAAGTGGCCTGGCGTTCGACTCAATTGCTCAAACAGTACCCCGGCGATGGTAAAGATGATAGCTGTAATCAAAGTAATTCGGAGGCCGAATCGATCGCCGATCTGGCCGCATACAAGGGAGCCTACTAGCATTGCCAAAGCGGTGATGGCTGTCCAAAGACTTTGCCATAAAGCGCTGATGATGTAAGAGCCAGAAGCCTCATCATAGTAGCCAAAATGCTTTTGAAAAGCTGGAATGCCTATAACCGATCCTGTGAGAAGAGCGTCGAAACCGTAACTATTGGCCCAGGTTAGCTTGTCGACTTGCTCTCAGTatcatatatatataatgATATCCACCTAGTCATCATGCTattgttgaggatgattgGTCAGTATGGGTGTTTCTATGGGTAATAATCTTAACTTACAATAGAATGTAAAGGCTCCAAGCAAATGCTCTGCGATCAGCTTTGATGGCAGTCCACTTCCCAACTGCGGGGCAACGACAGGGAACGAGTGGCTTCCGAGCTCTTGGACTACTACTCCACTTTCGTCTACTACCTTCTCACTGTAAGAGTCATGAGCTTTGGCTACTTCTTCAGTCATGGGGACTTTGATAATGTCCGAAACCATCGTGTTTTGGAGACAAAAGGGGGGAACTGATTGAGCGTTGTCCTGCCACTAGGCATTATTATAAGTATATGCTCAACCTAAAGAGCATCTCTGACAGGACTTGATGACAGTCTCGTGATCAGCGAGATGTGCGCAGAAGAGACTTCCTTGTCTCCTGTCTGGTTCGATGACTATGTTGTTGACAACAGCTACCGTAGTAAACTggttgaaggagggaaTTGAGAAAAGCGGCTCGGGGTATTTGCATTTCGAATTGTCTTCAGTAGAAGTTGCTTTATGTTCTTCTTTGTACCGACAACGTTGTTTGCTACGTTATTTTATCGACTCGACCGCGTGATCAACCATGGAACGGTTCACGTGGTCATTGGATGATGCAAAAGACGATAAGAGGCGGAGATCCACATTTCCGCCCAGCCACGTCTCGTCGCAGTCGTCGGCATTACTTCGGCATTTTCCGTACCGGCGCTTGTGGCTGCCAGGAGCCCTTTGAACTGTGTGCATCTCGGGCATGTTTGGCAGTCGGAACTGTACAACGAATGCAGCAAGAGGTCAAGAGCGGGAATGTATTCCCTTAAAGGATCAGCTGACCAACTATCGAGGCATCAATTCCGTGAGTAACGAAGCTGCTACATTTCCCCCACCATGTTCAGCAAACTTCAATGCGGGTTTTTACTCACCATGGACTAATAAGCAGACTAAAATGTCACCATTTATATGTAGAACCTCAACAACTGAGCATTGAGTCCATCACTACTTTATTATCGACATAATGTCCGA
This DNA window, taken from Cryptococcus deuterogattii R265 chromosome 3, complete sequence, encodes the following:
- a CDS encoding maltose permease, which gives rise to MVSDIIKVPMTEEVAKAHDSYSEKVVDESGVVVQELGSHSFPVVAPQLGSGLPSKLIAEHLLGAFTFYCNMMTSYGFDALLTGSVIGIPAFQKHFGYYDEASGSYIISALWQSLWTAITALAMLVGSLVCGQIGDRFGLRITLITAIIFTIAGVLFEQLSRTPGHFLGAKTVAGFGYGLQTSVAMMTLSSFAPVSLRGPMGAGLNTFILFGGWLASGTITGTGTVYPDSTKAYQIPFALQYVFIGIVAAGVLFVPETASFYLKQDKEEEAKRALIKLHGSSRMDIVEQDLERAKVSRELDNRFSHAGLTVGPLEPFHKPHLKRTLICCAALGFGQLAGASFVTTYLTYFFQVAGAPDNTSLALGQMSFTLMVIGNLVSWYAIDKLGRRVCLVGGLAIMTTLLIIIGITWAVRTSASLWIMVALMSLWAFFYQGSIGACGYSIMSETPSARMRPATVALASATNQITSWVMGFATPYMVNPDEANMGGYVGFVFAGCCAIACIWAFFCVPETAGRTSAEIDKLWADEIPVRKWKGYTTRVEEEIA